A window of Selenomonas ruminantium subsp. lactilytica TAM6421 contains these coding sequences:
- a CDS encoding type II toxin-antitoxin system RelB/DinJ family antitoxin yields the protein MATAILQVRVNDELKKRVDMRLKRMGLNMSTAVNMLMHQIDIQGKIPFEIVDQSSSLQQSISDIEAGIGLSKVYDNPEELYKDLGI from the coding sequence ATGGCAACGGCAATTTTACAAGTCCGTGTCAATGATGAATTGAAAAAGCGAGTTGATATGCGCTTAAAGCGCATGGGCTTGAACATGAGTACGGCAGTCAATATGCTTATGCACCAGATTGATATTCAAGGTAAAATCCCTTTTGAGATTGTTGACCAATCGAGTAGCCTGCAACAATCTATCAGTGACATTGAAGCTGGGATTGGGCTTAGTAAGGTGTATGACAACCCGGAAGAACTTTATAAGGACTTGGGAATATGA